From Rhizobium sp. Pop5:
TTGCATGTTGCCAAGAGCTCGAAGGTCGCCACAGAGACGGTCGAGCGCATGGCAAAGCTTTGGGAGATCGAGGAAACCGTTCGAGGCCAAAGCCCTGAAGCTCGTGTCGCGGCGCGACAGAAGAGTTCGGCGGTGATCGTCCGTGACCTCTTCACACTTTGGCAGGCGACCCTTCCGCGGGTCTCGGGAAAATCCAAACTCGCCGAGGCTCTCCGGTATGCCATCTCGCGTCGAGACATCTTCGAGCGCTTTCTGACGGATGGGCGCATCGAGATTGACTCCAACATTGTTGAGCGGGCAATCAGGCCTCAAGCCATCACCAGAAAAAATAGCCTCTTCGCTGGTAGCGACGGCGGCGGCAGGACATGGGCGACGATCGCGACCCTGTTGCAAACGGCAAAAATGAATACCGTCGATCCTCAGGCTTGGCTGACCCAAACGCTTGAGCGTCTCGCAAACGGATGGCCCAGCAGCGAGATAGATGCCCTCATGCCATGGAACTACACGGCCTGAACGGCCTCAGCTTGCCGCTTACCCACCATCATCGGTGTCAGCGCGTTGAAGTAAGCCCGATCCGGCGTCTGCCGGTCAAGCGATGAATGTGGGCGTCGTTGGTTGTAAAAGCTTATATAACGACCAATTCCGGCACGAGCCTCCGGCACGCTTTTGTAGGCATGGAGATAGATCTCCTCATATTTGATCGACCGCCAGAGCCGCTCGACGAAGACGCCGCCAGAACTCGAATGCGAAGATCATCACTGAGCGCTCGTGACATTCATACCTCCTGATTCGAAGGCAGGGAATCACAGCAAACAAAGCATGTCACCAAAATTCCGATTCCGCGTTCAATGGACGTGCTCTAAAACAGACGACCTCTCGCAAAGTCGGCGCAACGCAGGTCAGCTTACCTCACCTTCCGACCGTTCCGCCGCATCATATATCTTATCAAGATAACCATATGCAGCGAGCGCCACTTTGTCGAACTCACCTATATCTAAAAGAAAATTCTTTAATTCTTTTCTTTCTAGGTTAAAATACAAAATTTTTGCCGCATATCTATTCTCTACCAGATATATCTCATAATTATCCATAACATCGACATGGACAGAAACATCAAACCGAGCGAATGGAAATTCTTCAGATATATAATTATATATTTCATCATCGTCATCTCTCAGCGCAGCTGAAATAACCGAAAACATCTTTTCAGTTGATAGCTTCATAAGCTCTGGGCATGCGCGCTGTCCCCTATCGCTATGGAGGTATCGCATTCGAAAAAGTATATCTCGTAATGAAGTTACCTCATTATAATTTCCTATAGATTCGCCTGCGATCCAATAACAAAAGCGTCCGTACATCCATAGGCCGCCATGTTTCTCATTGAGTTCAACAGTTATTGCGAAGCGAGTCCTATCTCCGAACTCCATATCTATTCTCCTAGAAGCTTTCGAACGCTGTTTGGAACCTGAACTGCCCCCACTTTCGACCGGACACTCAGCATAAGCAGGAAGGCTCAAGCACAGGCTTGAGGATAAGCTTATGTCTAACGAGTTTCGACAGGTTGACTTGATGATCGGTGACGTCCGGCGGCGACGCTGGACAACGGAACGCAAACTGCAGATCATCGAGGAAAGCTATGCCGCCGGGGAGACCGTTTCCTCCGCGGCGCGGCGGCATGGAGTTGCGCCAAATCTTCTGTATCGCTGGCGTAGGCTCCTGAGCGAGGGAGGTGCGGTGGCCGTGGATTCTGACGAGCCAGTGATCGGCAATTCCGAGGTGAAGAAGCTGGAAGATCGAGTGCGCGAGCTTGAGCGCATCCTCGGGCGCAAGACGTTGGAGAACGAGATTCTCCGCGAAGCTCTTTCTAAAGCCCACTCAAAAAAACCGATATCGCGGCCGATCTTGTTGCCGAAGGACGGTTCCCGATGAAGACCGTGGCTGACGTCCTGGGCGTATCGCGGTCCAATCTCGTGGAGCGCCTTAAAGGCAAGTGCAAGCCGCGTGGATCATACCTCAAAGCGGACGATGCCGAGCTGCTGCCTGCCATTCGTAAACTCGTGGATGCTCGGCCGACCTATGGCTATCGGCGGATCGCTGCCCTTCTCAACAGGCAGCGGCGAGCTGCTGATCTGCCCGTCGTCAATCGCAAGCGAGTTCATCGCATCATGGCCAATCACGCTATGATCCTTGAGAAACACACGGCGGTGCGAATAGGCCGTGTCCACGACGGCAAGGTCATGGTGATGCGGTCTAACCTGCGCTGGTGCTCGGATGGCCTTGAGTTCACTTGCTGGAATGGCGAGGTGGTCCGTCTCGCGTTCATCATCGATGCGTTTGACCGGGAAATTATCTCATGGGCAGCCGTCGCCAATGCCGGGATATCCGGCTGCGACATTCGAGACATGATGTTGGAGGCCGTCGAAAAGCGCTTCGGCGCAACCAGCGCCCCGCATGCAATAGAACATCTATCTGATAACGGCAGTGCATACACCGCGCGGGAGACCAGGCTGTTTGCCCAAGCCCTCAACCTGATCCCATGCTTCACGCCCGTTGCCAGCCCACAATCGAACGGCATGTCTGAAGCCTTCGTCAAAACCTTGAAGCGGGACTATATACGCATCTCACCCATTCCGGACGCCGATACAGCTCTCCGGAAGATCGACGGATGGATCGAAGACTATAATGAAATCCATCCACACTCAGCGCTGAAAATGGCCTCCCCAAGGGAGTTCATCAAAGCATTGTCTCAATAGCTGATCTGTCCGGCGAAATGGGGGGCACTCCAGAACCTGTGAGGCAGAGATCGTCCCACTAAAATGGGCCGTTCCCGCGTTATCCGAGAAGTACCTATAATATCCACCATCACCTCGAGCATACCATGTTCCGAAATCAGCTCGGACCAGGGTACTATTTTCATAAGCAAATTTCGCATCGGGCGGCTCAGGTGTTTTACTTGGGTTGTATAGAGGAGAGTTGACGTCATGTGCGGCGTTTGCCTTGTACGGTGGCCTTATGCGGTTGTTGACTGCTTGAGGATGATAGGGATTGCCAATGAGGGCCGGACTTCCAATCACCCCTCCTGCGACGGCCATCGCGATCACAGCATTCATGTCGAGGCCGGTATCTTCCAACTTCTGGAATTTTTCTGAGAGCGTCGTTGAGGGGTCGTTCCAAATCGCCCATTGCTCTCGGTCCAGTTGCTCTTGGATCTGAGCCGCATCGTACGTTGCTTGAAGATAAGCGTTATAAGCCGCGCCGTTGGACCCGCCGTCAAGCTTAGCAATTGCGTTTAATAGCCAACCATTCTTTACCCCGCTTTCACCATCGTTGGGATGGTCGGTATAAGATGCAAAAGCGGCAGCTTTGATAACGTTCAATCGTTCCTCGGTGCCAAGCGAGTTAAGATAAGCGTAGATGGCGTCCTGGCAGGCTTGGTAAGTCTGAATGCCCAGATGGATAAACTCGCCGTTCTTCTGCCTGATGGTGCAATCTGTCAGGTAATCATCGGCATAGGCCGGCGTGAAGAAAAGGTCGAGAAGATTAAAGCCCTGCTTCTGCCCGCAGCCTACAAACTCTCCGCCGTTTACCAGCGCATCCACGCCAGCTTTGACATCGGCGATCTCCCCTGCCGTAAGCCGCTTACCAAGAAGGTATCGGTCGATAAGTCCGCCTGGGGCAAACGCATTCTTGATGCCCTCTGCAAGCGCATTGACGCTTCTGGTTGAAAGGTAGATTTCCAGATCAATATGCTTATCACGTGTGATCTCATAGGCCTTACCAGGGTCTCGGTTGAGGTCAGCGAGTGGTGCGGTGGCGGCGGATTGCTCCAAGGCCGCCTGCTTCTCCTCGTTGCGGACGGTGATCGAGCCAGGGCCGACAGTGGCGCGGACGGTCTGGCGCGTGTCGTCGAGCTGATAAGTACCCTCAAGCGTGTTGTTTGCAGGCGGCGCGCCAGGCAGTTCGTTGCCCGGAATCTCGATACCGATTTGGGCACTGAAGCCCTCATAGCCCTTCTGTCCGAGGAAATCGCTGTAGGTCAGCGTATCGGTCGACAGCGACAGATCGCCGCTATCGGAAATGATCTTCCCCGCCTGTAAATCGGTATTGCCACCGACTTGGATATCCATCTTGCCAGTGGAGAGCAGACCGGATTGCTCGTTAATCCAGTTCGTTGCGCCCGAGCCGAGGCCACCGCCGAATTGTAAACCTGAAAGCTGGGTGGTCAAAGGCAGAAATTACCACCTACCGCACCGCTCAAGGAGAACCCGGCGGAAGCAGAGCTGTTGGCGCTGGTGCCGGTATCCGGCGTAGAGATAATACTGAGATCACCTCCGACATCGGCCGTGATCGTGTCGCCGGAAACCACAGCGCCCTTGAGGGTCGTATCGTTGCCGGAACTGATCGTGATGTCGCCGCTGCCGGCAACATGGCTGTTGACTTGTGCGACCGAACTCGCATCGGATTTCGACACTCCCGCGCCGGCGCCACCGGTGACACCTACGCCTACGCCTTGCAGGCCGATGCCCGCGCTGACGCCGAAGCTGGCGTTCGCCGACTTGCTGTCGCTGCCCGTCTCGCTGGTCGCCTGGGCGCTTTCAAGCTTGATATCATGACCGGCTTTCAGCGTGATGTCGCCGATCTTGTCGTCGCCGACTACAGCAGCAACGCCGTAATCATACCCCGCCGTTATCTGCGCGCCGTGCCCTGTTAGATCACCGGAAGTCGCTTCGATGGTGACCGATCGTCCAGCCTCCACGCTGGTGACGACCGGCGTAGAGGTGGACGCAGAGGCACTGCTCTTTTCGTAGTTGAAGCCTGCCGTCAACGAGACAGAAGCGATGCTGCCGCCGTCCTTGGCGATGCTGGAGAGTTGCTGGAGGGCATCATAGGCTTTCAGCGAGGCGAAGGCAGCGTTGGCTGCCGTGTAGCCGTCCGAGATACCGGCGATTTTCTGCGCAGCACCGGCAATGCTCTGGCCTGCACTGACCAGCCCTGTCGAAACCGACAGCGTCACGCCGTCGATCGCGCCGTTTCCGCCGCCGGCGACTTCATGCAGCGCACCAAAGGCCAGGCCACCTCCCGGCAGCTGCGCATCGATCTCGGCCAGCCCGAACGGAAGGACAGATGTTCGTCGCGCTGCAGCCCCTTCCAGATGCGGATGCGGTCTCGAAGATCGGAGATGATCGGGTTTGCGCTGGTCTGCGCCATTCGGAAGCCTTCGTCAAAATGGGTTTTCATCCCGCTCGAAAGCGAGTATGTTCCCTATTTGTTCACATGCGGCATGTGAGTCAATGTGCATATACAGGCGAGTAATCGCCAGGCTGCAACCTGCCCCTTTGCTGCGCCACGGAAGAACCAGTGAATTCAATCGCCTACCGACCGACGGGCTCTAAAATGTCATCGATAAGAAAAAATACCTATGACGATCCAACAACGCTTCGCGACTTCCGTGGATCGGTCGTCACCGTCGAGTGCACGGCCTGTGATCGGAAAACGGAGCTCGATCGAAAGACTCTGGTCAAGCAGTATGGCGCGAGTTTCACGTTCCAGCAGCTTCGCCGGCGGGTGAGCCTCGGCTGCTCTCGAATGTTTTCGGAAGATGGCGTCGACCGCTGCCAGACCCGTTTCCCCGGCCTGACCGCCAATGGCTTTTCGCTTAGCAAGGAGGATACCCCATGACGGAAAACGTCGTGTCGTTCGAGGAAAAGCGCCTCGAGGTGTTATCTGGTACGATCTTCGGATCGACGGCCGAAGAACGGAACCTGGCAGCAATCCGCTCGAACATCGAGTTTGCCAGGAATGAGCTGGCGCTTGTTCAAAACTACATCGATCTCGCTTATGACGGAGACGTCGTCGTCACGATGAACGACGGTACGCGATCAGAGCCGGAGGCCCTCGCGCATCTCGGTAGCGTTCTCTCCAATTACGAACAGGCGCTGTTCGATAAGATCGGCAGCCTCGAATACGAGCTGGAAATGCTGGAATTTCCGCCCGATCAAGATGAAGAATGAGACCAACGACCCACCGCCTCGAAAAGTGATCGGCACAAGACTGTTGCGATGCCTGGGATCAAACAGTCAGAATCGCCTTTGCCCTGGGATCGGTAACTGATAATCGCGGCAAATGCGCGAATGTTTGTCGAGGGGACCGATCATCGTGACCAGCCTACGCCTCAGAGGTGAGATTCTTGTCGGCCTCATGATCGCCTGCGTTGCCACGTGCTATGGTTTTGGTCTCAGCTTCTTTCCCCAGATCATCCCCGACATGCGGCGTGACCTTGGCTTCGACTATGGATTCGTGGGCTTCGTCACCGGCATGGTCCAACTTTCGACGGTCGCTTTCGCCTTGCTCGGCACCTGGCTCGTCCATCGGATCGGCGCCGCCTGGACAGTGGTGGCCTCCGTGTCGCTTTGCGGGCTTTGCCTCGTGTCCATTCCTGCCACCGGCAATATCTATGTCACCGCCTGCCTTCTCATGATCGCCGGCGGGACCGGCGCGTCGACCTTCGTTCCGATGATTGATCTTGCCACGCGCGTCGTGAACGCTGGACAGCGCGGTTTTGCCATGAGTCTGATCTCCAGTGCTCCGGCTTATGGAGTTCTGATCAACAGCGCGCTTGCGTCGGCGTTCGCCGGCAGCGGTCACTGGCGGATAGCCTGGTACGTCACGGCCGGACTCACCATCACGCTGGCTATCGCCGTTGCCATCCTCTTTGGTCGAGCGGGCCTCTTTCAGGAGACAACAGGACAAACAACAACCGCAGTTGGGGATGGGTCGCCAAGCCTGCGTGCGATCATGCCGTGGGGCGGGCTGATTTTCGTGCTCGGCTTTATCAATGGCATGATGCCGTATCCCTATCTCACCTATCTCTCTCCGTTCTTGCGGGAGGAGCTGGGCTATTCGGTCGGTTTCGCCTCCTGGCTCTGGGCAACCGTCGGAGCAGTGGGGATCGGCGCGGGTTTCATCGTGGGGACGATCTCGTCACGCCTCGGATCACGCCATGCCATGCTTGCCTGCTATTCGAGCTTCCTCATTGCCGGCGCTCTTTTCGTCATCGACCCCTCGATGGAACTAGCTCTGGCGTCGGCGATCTTCTTTTCGCTTGGCTTCTATCCTATTTATGGCCTGCTGCCGGTCTACGTCTCCCACCGCGCCCAGCCACGCCTTGCAGTGACTGTCCTGGGAATTTGCACCGTGCTCCAGGGAATCGGCGGCACCACCGGCAACTTCTTTGGCGGGGTGATCAAGACATCGACCCAAAGCTTTGAGGGCATCTATCTCGCCGTGGCGGTCATGGCTTTGATCTCAGCGCTCATAGCGATAGCGTTGCCGAAGGACCGACAACTTCGGCCATAGGCTTTGGGGCATCTCGGCTGCGCTCCGACTATCGATGCTGATGGACAGCCTCAACCGCCTTCAGTGCTTGCGATCGCCCTTGTCGCCCTGGCCAGGCTTGGCCTCGCGCCGAGCCTCATGGCGGGCATCGCTGGACAGCGATCGCGAGACATCGTCGCTCTCCTTAAACCGGCCCTTCTTATCGCGACGGACATAGCGTTTATCGGTTCCGGTATCGATCAGTTCGCGCTTGCTCATGGCAGGACTCCCTTGGGGTTGTTCCATCGAGACAAACGCTCGCCGCCGCTAAAAGATGCATGGAATCATAAGGCTAGACGGGATTCGCAATACCCGCAGCCAAGTGGAGCTAAGTCCTTGAAAAATGATTCGTTTCGACTCGGAACGATTCGCCGCCGAATCACTTGAATCGCGTGAGTTTTGTGCGGAGGGTCCCAGGTCATGGCGGGTCCAAGAGCCAATTGGAAGGGCTACATCAAGTTCGGGGAGGTCTCCTGCCCCGTGGCGCTTTATACAGCGGCCTCCTCGTCGGAGCGCATCGCCTTCAATACCCTCAATCGAAAAACCGGCAATCGGGTCAGGCGGGAGTTCATCGACAGCGAAACCGGTGATCCGGTCGAGCGCGAGGACCAGGTCAAGGGCTATGAAGTCGAGAACGGTCAGTATGTGGTGCTCGAGCCCGAGGAGGTCGCAGCCGCCGTGCCGGACAGCGACAAGACGCTGAAGATCGACGCCTTCATTCCGTGCTCGCAGATCGACACCACTTATTTCGACAAGCCTTATTATCTGGCGCCCGACAAGATGGGCACGGATGCCTTCCGTCTGCTGCGTGACGGCATGAAACAGGAGAAGGTCGCCGGCATAGCACGGACGGTGCTTTTCCGCCGATTGCGCACGGTGCTCATTCGGCCGCATGGCAAAGGCCTGATCGCCTCGACGCTGAGCTTCGATTATGAGGTCCGCTCGTCGGACAAGGCGTTCGAAGAGATGCCGGACCTGAAGATCGAAGGCGAAATGCTCAAGCTCGCCGAACACATCATCGGCACCAAGAAGGGCAGCTTCGACGCCAGCACCTTCGATGACCGCTATGAAGCCGCCGTCGCCGAGCTCGTCAAAGCCAAGATCGAGGGCCGTACCCTGCCGAAGAAGAAGGCACCGGTGGCGTCCAAGCCGAGTGACCTGCTTCAGGCCCTGCGCGAGAGCGCCGGTCTCGGCGCGAAGGAGATGAAGCCAAAGCGCACCGCGGCGAATGCCAACCGGACCGCCGGTCGTCCAAAAGCAGCCAAGGCTGCCGCAAAATCCAAGCAGGCGGTGGCGCCCACGCGACGGGCCGGCTGATAGGAGGAAGGCGCCATGGCCCTGCGTCCCTATTGGAGAGGCTATCTCAAACTCTCGCTCGTTACCTGCCCGGTGCAGATGATGCCGGCGACCTCCGAGAGTGAGAAGGTTCGCTTTCACACGCTCAATCGCCAGACCCGGAACCGCGTCGTCAGCCATTATGTCGACTCCGTCACCGGCAAGGAGGTCAAGGAAGACGAGGTCAAAGGTTATCAGCGCGGAGAGAACGAATATGTCATTCTCGAAGACGAGGAGCTCGAGAATGTCGCGCTCGAAAGCACAAAGACGATCGACATTTCCACCTTCACGCCGCGCGACAGCATCGAATGGATCTGGCTCGACACGCCCTATTATCTCTCGCCGAACGATCCGGTCGGGCAGGAAGCCTTTTCCGTCATCCGCGACGCGATGCATGCCCAGAACATGGTTGGCATATCCCGGCTGGTGATCTCTCGCCGCGAGCATGCCGTCATGCTCGAGCCACGCGGCAAGGGTATCGTGTTGTGGACGCTACGCTACGGCGACGAGGTCCGCGATGAAGACAGCTATTTCGAGGCGATCGGCGACGAGAAGGCAGATTCCGAGATGATGCCGCTCGTACAGCAGCTGATCAAAAAGCAGACGAAGGACTGGAGCCCTGACATGGTGGCGGACCCTGTGCAGGAGCGCCTGCTCGATATCATTGCCGAGAAGAAGAAGTCCCTAAAGAAACCCGCCAAGGCAAAGGGCAAACCCGCCCCATCGGCGCCGCCGAACAACGTGGTCAATATCATGGATGCCCTGAAGAAATCGGTCGCGGCCGAACAGCGGGCCGGTAGATGAGCCGCAGCGCCAAGCCCCTGCTACAGGATGACCAGGTCGCCAAGTCGAAGCCGGCCCGGCCACGCGATCCCGCGCAACCGCGTCTTCCGTTCGACCCGATGCCCGAACGGGTGGAGCCGTGCCTCGCGCTGCTGAAGAAAGTGCCGCCAAAAGGCCCGGACTGGTTATTCGA
This genomic window contains:
- a CDS encoding Imm42 family immunity protein yields the protein MEFGDRTRFAITVELNEKHGGLWMYGRFCYWIAGESIGNYNEVTSLRDILFRMRYLHSDRGQRACPELMKLSTEKMFSVISAALRDDDDEIYNYISEEFPFARFDVSVHVDVMDNYEIYLVENRYAAKILYFNLERKELKNFLLDIGEFDKVALAAYGYLDKIYDAAERSEGEVS
- a CDS encoding IS3 family transposase (programmed frameshift) produces the protein MSNEFRQVDLMIGDVRRRRWTTERKLQIIEESYAAGETVSSAARRHGVAPNLLYRWRRLLSEGGAVAVDSDEPVIGNSEVKKLEDRVRELERILGRKTLENEILREALSKAHFKKTDIAADLVAEGRFPMKTVADVLGVSRSNLVERLKGKCKPRGSYLKADDAELLPAIRKLVDARPTYGYRRIAALLNRQRRAADLPVVNRKRVHRIMANHAMILEKHTAVRIGRVHDGKVMVMRSNLRWCSDGLEFTCWNGEVVRLAFIIDAFDREIISWAAVANAGISGCDIRDMMLEAVEKRFGATSAPHAIEHLSDNGSAYTARETRLFAQALNLIPCFTPVASPQSNGMSEAFVKTLKRDYIRISPIPDADTALRKIDGWIEDYNEIHPHSALKMASPREFIKALSQ
- a CDS encoding hemagglutinin repeat-containing protein encodes the protein MTLSVSTGLVSAGQSIAGAAQKIAGISDGYTAANAAFASLKAYDALQQLSSIAKDGGSIASVSLTAGFNYEKSSASASTSTPVVTSVEAGRSVTIEATSGDLTGHGAQITAGYDYGVAAVVGDDKIGDITLKAGHDIKLESAQATSETGSDSKSANASFGVSAGIGLQGVGVGVTGGAGAGVSKSDASSVAQVNSHVAGSGDITISSGNDTTLKGAVVSGDTITADVGGDLSIISTPDTGTSANSSASAGFSLSGAVGGNFCL
- a CDS encoding MFS transporter: MRECLSRGPIIVTSLRLRGEILVGLMIACVATCYGFGLSFFPQIIPDMRRDLGFDYGFVGFVTGMVQLSTVAFALLGTWLVHRIGAAWTVVASVSLCGLCLVSIPATGNIYVTACLLMIAGGTGASTFVPMIDLATRVVNAGQRGFAMSLISSAPAYGVLINSALASAFAGSGHWRIAWYVTAGLTITLAIAVAILFGRAGLFQETTGQTTTAVGDGSPSLRAIMPWGGLIFVLGFINGMMPYPYLTYLSPFLREELGYSVGFASWLWATVGAVGIGAGFIVGTISSRLGSRHAMLACYSSFLIAGALFVIDPSMELALASAIFFSLGFYPIYGLLPVYVSHRAQPRLAVTVLGICTVLQGIGGTTGNFFGGVIKTSTQSFEGIYLAVAVMALISALIAIALPKDRQLRP
- a CDS encoding Ku protein, translated to MAGPRANWKGYIKFGEVSCPVALYTAASSSERIAFNTLNRKTGNRVRREFIDSETGDPVEREDQVKGYEVENGQYVVLEPEEVAAAVPDSDKTLKIDAFIPCSQIDTTYFDKPYYLAPDKMGTDAFRLLRDGMKQEKVAGIARTVLFRRLRTVLIRPHGKGLIASTLSFDYEVRSSDKAFEEMPDLKIEGEMLKLAEHIIGTKKGSFDASTFDDRYEAAVAELVKAKIEGRTLPKKKAPVASKPSDLLQALRESAGLGAKEMKPKRTAANANRTAGRPKAAKAAAKSKQAVAPTRRAG
- a CDS encoding Ku protein, whose protein sequence is MALRPYWRGYLKLSLVTCPVQMMPATSESEKVRFHTLNRQTRNRVVSHYVDSVTGKEVKEDEVKGYQRGENEYVILEDEELENVALESTKTIDISTFTPRDSIEWIWLDTPYYLSPNDPVGQEAFSVIRDAMHAQNMVGISRLVISRREHAVMLEPRGKGIVLWTLRYGDEVRDEDSYFEAIGDEKADSEMMPLVQQLIKKQTKDWSPDMVADPVQERLLDIIAEKKKSLKKPAKAKGKPAPSAPPNNVVNIMDALKKSVAAEQRAGR